In the Geobacter sp. FeAm09 genome, one interval contains:
- a CDS encoding DUF748 domain-containing protein: MSKQRKIAIIIAATFVALILFCSAILPLIVRSQAVAALGDAIGRKVRIEKVGINPFTLTVTVSGFAIEEKDGGPFVSIGQLRASLSLASIYKRALIISRVAVEAPSLSIARLAANRYNFNDIIERQKAKPKKESSGEFRFSINNITLANGSVDFDDQAVGGGRKHTVRDLRVAVPFISNIPYLVEKYTDPHISALVNGAPFSFSGKVKPLSKSMETSVHIDLRQLDLPGYVAYAPVRPPADLASGKLTVNTDVSYRISADKKPELTIRGLVQLDNIAVNLKEGQPLFRLPLFQVRASDLEVFARRFLVDNVTMEGLELFAGRTAGGEWMYQRLLPRPAGTPRQPAAETAKTTKTTAEAKSGSAPLLVRIGSFDFRNGVLHISDALPKGGFKGNATGINAAVKGFTTEPGKSADYEVALSLDNEAEFNADGAFSLAPLKATVSAELNDLKLQKGWPYLAGFLTAPLKGTLDLAVEAAYTPESGVDVARADLGLSGLSARYGDKEGFDLRRLEVNGAAYRQKENRLDLDEIMLAQGNVSLSREVNGAISLLSLLKKPQEQGASAKKAGAAKKTAAAGPSAPAREFSFRVKKVRLDKLAASFTDKTLSEKPHFTLRNTSLTLVNLNGPRFTPAQLRFSTIFDKATPLKASGTITPNPFHYKGSVSAGRLPLRDFEAYFPSNINVFVLGGSVDATMSVDIALKGGKPTGTFKGNAGIRGFHAIDTVAEEDLLKWESLQLDDIQGNLEPFSLALRQIALNGVYSRIIVRKDGTLNLQNLVEKPKPPAASPAAPAPAAPVPAAPVAAAPAAAAAPQQAAAKKQIQIGAVTIQDGTLSFSDNHLPQHFATTFYNLGGRVSGLSSEESKFADVDLRGNLENHSPLQITGRINPLRDDLFVDLKVSFRDIELSPVTPYSGTYLGYTVEKGKLYLDLMYRIDKKQLDAFNNIFIDQFTFGEKVESDKATKLPVKLGLALLKDRKGEIHLDVPVAGRTDDPKFSVWKLVFQVLRNLMVKAVTSPLSLLSSMFGNGQDFSAIQFSHGTSAIPPQEEQKLNALAKALLDRPALKVELKGYVDREKDTEGYRRELLERKVKGEKFLALGKQGTLKEGEKADSIVVGNDEYPTYLTAVYKKEKFPKPRNMLGLVKTLPPEEMKKLIIANTVIGEPELKKLAHERVVAVMNYLVAKGHVPAERVFQKNDDLFKAPEKETTSRSRVELNAIAQ, translated from the coding sequence ATGTCGAAACAACGCAAGATAGCCATCATCATCGCCGCCACGTTTGTGGCACTCATCCTTTTCTGCAGCGCCATCCTGCCGCTCATCGTCCGCAGCCAGGCCGTCGCGGCCCTGGGGGATGCCATCGGCCGGAAGGTCCGCATCGAGAAGGTCGGCATCAACCCCTTTACCCTCACGGTCACGGTTTCGGGCTTTGCCATCGAGGAAAAGGACGGCGGCCCCTTCGTCTCCATCGGGCAGCTTCGCGCCTCCCTCAGCCTGGCCTCGATCTACAAGCGCGCCCTGATCATCTCCCGGGTCGCCGTCGAGGCGCCTTCGCTCTCCATTGCCCGCCTGGCCGCCAACCGGTACAACTTCAACGACATCATCGAGCGCCAGAAGGCAAAGCCCAAAAAGGAATCCAGCGGCGAATTCCGCTTCTCCATCAACAACATCACCCTTGCCAACGGTTCCGTGGATTTCGACGACCAGGCCGTGGGCGGGGGGAGGAAGCACACCGTCCGCGACCTCAGGGTTGCGGTTCCCTTTATCAGCAATATCCCCTATCTGGTGGAAAAATACACCGATCCCCACATCTCGGCCCTGGTGAACGGCGCCCCCTTCAGCTTTTCCGGCAAGGTAAAACCGCTCAGCAAGTCCATGGAAACCTCGGTGCACATCGACCTGCGGCAGCTCGACCTGCCCGGCTATGTGGCCTATGCACCGGTCAGGCCGCCGGCCGATCTGGCGTCCGGCAAACTGACCGTCAACACGGATGTCAGTTACCGCATATCGGCGGACAAAAAGCCGGAATTGACCATCAGGGGGCTGGTGCAACTGGACAACATCGCCGTCAACCTGAAAGAGGGGCAGCCGCTGTTCCGGCTCCCGTTGTTCCAGGTGCGGGCATCGGACCTGGAGGTCTTTGCCCGGCGTTTTCTGGTGGATAACGTCACCATGGAAGGGCTTGAACTGTTTGCCGGGCGTACCGCCGGCGGGGAGTGGATGTATCAGCGCCTGCTGCCCCGGCCTGCCGGAACACCGCGGCAACCGGCTGCCGAAACCGCCAAGACCACCAAGACCACCGCTGAAGCGAAAAGCGGCTCCGCACCGCTGCTCGTCCGCATCGGTTCCTTCGATTTCAGAAACGGCGTACTCCACATCAGCGACGCCCTCCCCAAGGGGGGCTTCAAGGGCAACGCCACCGGGATCAATGCCGCAGTGAAGGGCTTCACCACCGAACCGGGCAAATCGGCGGATTACGAGGTGGCGCTCTCCCTGGACAACGAGGCCGAATTCAACGCCGACGGCGCTTTCAGCCTGGCGCCGCTCAAGGCCACGGTTTCGGCCGAGTTGAATGATCTGAAGCTCCAGAAGGGGTGGCCCTACCTGGCCGGTTTCCTGACGGCGCCGCTCAAGGGAACCCTGGATCTGGCCGTCGAGGCGGCCTATACCCCGGAGAGCGGGGTGGACGTGGCGCGGGCGGACCTGGGCTTAAGCGGACTCTCGGCCCGCTACGGCGACAAGGAAGGATTTGACCTGAGGCGCCTGGAGGTGAACGGCGCGGCCTACCGCCAGAAAGAGAACCGCCTTGACCTGGACGAGATCATGCTGGCCCAGGGCAATGTGTCCCTCTCCCGCGAGGTGAACGGCGCCATCTCGCTCCTGTCGCTGCTGAAAAAGCCCCAGGAACAGGGGGCATCGGCGAAAAAGGCCGGGGCCGCGAAAAAAACCGCCGCAGCGGGACCGTCGGCCCCTGCCAGAGAGTTCTCCTTCCGCGTCAAAAAGGTGCGCCTGGACAAGCTTGCCGCTTCCTTTACGGACAAGACGCTGTCGGAAAAGCCCCACTTCACGCTGCGCAACACCAGCCTCACCCTGGTCAACCTGAACGGCCCGCGCTTCACCCCGGCGCAATTGCGCTTCTCCACGATCTTCGACAAGGCCACCCCGCTCAAGGCCAGCGGCACGATCACGCCCAACCCCTTCCACTACAAGGGTAGCGTCAGTGCGGGCAGGCTGCCGCTGCGCGACTTCGAGGCATACTTTCCCTCCAACATCAACGTCTTTGTCCTGGGGGGCTCCGTCGACGCCACCATGAGCGTGGACATCGCCCTCAAGGGGGGCAAGCCGACCGGCACGTTCAAGGGCAACGCCGGCATCCGCGGCTTCCACGCCATCGACACCGTGGCCGAGGAGGACCTGCTCAAGTGGGAAAGCCTGCAACTGGACGACATCCAGGGCAATCTGGAACCCTTCAGCCTGGCTCTGCGCCAGATCGCCCTCAACGGGGTCTACTCCCGCATCATCGTGCGCAAGGACGGTACGCTGAACCTGCAGAACCTGGTGGAAAAACCCAAACCGCCAGCGGCCTCCCCCGCTGCCCCGGCACCCGCCGCGCCCGTACCCGCCGCCCCGGTAGCGGCCGCACCTGCGGCTGCCGCTGCGCCGCAGCAGGCGGCCGCCAAAAAGCAGATCCAGATCGGTGCCGTGACGATCCAGGACGGCACCTTGTCCTTTAGCGACAACCACCTGCCGCAGCATTTCGCCACCACCTTCTACAACCTGGGCGGCCGGGTCAGCGGCCTCAGTTCCGAGGAATCCAAGTTTGCCGACGTGGACCTGCGGGGCAACCTGGAGAACCATTCGCCACTCCAGATCACCGGCCGGATCAACCCGCTGCGCGACGATCTGTTCGTGGACCTGAAGGTCTCCTTCCGTGATATCGAACTTTCGCCCGTTACCCCCTATTCCGGCACCTACCTCGGGTACACGGTGGAGAAGGGCAAGCTGTACCTGGATCTCATGTACCGCATCGACAAGAAGCAACTGGATGCCTTCAACAACATCTTCATCGACCAGTTTACCTTCGGCGAGAAGGTGGAGAGCGACAAGGCCACCAAGCTGCCGGTCAAGCTGGGCCTGGCCCTGCTCAAGGACCGCAAGGGGGAGATCCATCTGGACGTGCCGGTTGCCGGCCGTACCGACGACCCCAAATTCAGCGTCTGGAAGCTGGTTTTTCAGGTTCTCAGGAACCTGATGGTCAAGGCGGTCACCTCGCCCCTGTCGCTGCTCTCCTCCATGTTCGGCAACGGCCAGGATTTCAGCGCCATCCAGTTCAGCCACGGCACCAGCGCGATCCCCCCCCAGGAGGAGCAGAAGTTGAACGCCCTCGCCAAGGCGCTCCTGGACCGGCCGGCCCTCAAGGTGGAGTTGAAGGGGTACGTGGACCGGGAAAAGGACACGGAGGGGTATCGCCGTGAACTGCTGGAGCGGAAGGTGAAAGGGGAAAAATTCCTGGCCCTGGGCAAACAGGGGACGCTGAAGGAGGGTGAGAAGGCCGACAGTATCGTGGTGGGGAATGATGAGTATCCGACCTATCTGACCGCGGTCTACAAAAAAGAAAAGTTCCCCAAGCCGCGCAATATGCTCGGTCTGGTCAAGACCCTTCCTCCCGAGGAGATGAAGAAACTGATCATCGCCAATACGGTGATCGGGGAGCCGGAACTGAAAAAACTGGCCCACGAGCGGGTGGTGGCGGTCATGAATTACCTGGTGGCAAAAGGCCATGTCCCGGCCGAACGGGTTTTCCAGAAGAATGACGACCTGTTCAAGGCGCCGGAAAAGGAGACGACTTCACGCAGCCGGGTGGAGTTGAATGCCATTGCACAGTAA
- a CDS encoding MATE family efflux transporter — MTTDLTTAPIPALIRRLAIPSGIGFFFNTMFNVVDTWYAGRLSTTALAAMSLCFPVFFIILAVGAGISTGATTLIGNALGRGQRDEAQRFVLQSLSFALVHAVALTALGLAFAPRIFTFMGAEGEYLTLALGYMNVTLCGATFSMLNFVMSSILNSHGNTVTYRNFLVTVFFLNLVLDPWFMYGGLGVPTMGLPGIALATVSTQCLGNFYLFGSLSRLKVLPVFALRDLWPRRYYYGELMKQGFPSAMNMMTVTVGVFIITWFAGRFGKEVVAAYGIGTRIEQLALLPIMGLNVSTLALTAQNFGAGNLKRIRQVLALSLRYGFILAAIGTALVLVFSADLMSAFSRDGAVIAAGVRYLGIEALVFPAYVLLYVCVSAMQGVKRPGFALLIGLYRQIAVPFLVFPLLAIMLGWGVMGIWWGIFITTWSAAVIVVIYVTWIVKKLEKDTLPA, encoded by the coding sequence ATGACCACCGACCTGACCACCGCCCCTATCCCGGCACTGATCCGGCGCCTGGCCATCCCCTCCGGGATCGGTTTCTTTTTCAACACCATGTTCAACGTGGTGGATACCTGGTATGCCGGCCGGCTTTCCACCACGGCGCTGGCGGCCATGTCACTCTGCTTCCCGGTGTTCTTCATCATCCTGGCGGTGGGCGCGGGCATATCCACCGGGGCAACGACCCTCATCGGCAATGCGCTGGGACGGGGGCAGCGCGACGAGGCCCAGCGCTTCGTGCTGCAGTCCCTTTCCTTCGCGCTGGTGCATGCCGTTGCCCTGACCGCCTTGGGACTGGCGTTTGCGCCCCGCATCTTTACCTTCATGGGCGCCGAGGGGGAGTACCTCACCCTGGCGCTCGGCTACATGAACGTGACCCTGTGCGGCGCGACCTTTTCCATGCTCAATTTCGTGATGAGCTCCATCCTTAACTCCCACGGCAATACGGTCACCTATCGCAATTTTCTGGTCACGGTCTTTTTCCTCAACCTGGTCCTCGACCCCTGGTTCATGTACGGCGGGCTGGGGGTGCCCACCATGGGGTTGCCCGGCATCGCCTTGGCCACGGTCTCGACCCAGTGCCTGGGCAATTTTTACCTCTTCGGCAGCCTCTCGCGCTTGAAGGTGCTTCCCGTTTTTGCCCTGCGTGACCTGTGGCCCCGCCGGTACTATTACGGCGAATTGATGAAGCAGGGCTTTCCCTCGGCCATGAATATGATGACCGTGACCGTGGGGGTCTTCATCATCACCTGGTTCGCCGGCAGGTTCGGCAAGGAGGTGGTGGCGGCCTACGGCATCGGCACCCGCATCGAACAGCTCGCCCTGTTGCCGATCATGGGGCTGAACGTTTCCACCCTGGCCTTGACCGCCCAGAATTTCGGCGCGGGGAACCTGAAACGTATCCGCCAGGTATTGGCCCTGTCACTCCGCTACGGTTTCATCCTTGCCGCCATCGGCACGGCCCTGGTGCTGGTTTTCAGCGCCGATCTGATGTCGGCCTTCAGCCGCGATGGGGCGGTCATAGCCGCCGGGGTCCGTTATCTGGGGATCGAAGCGCTCGTGTTCCCGGCCTATGTGCTCCTCTATGTATGCGTCTCGGCCATGCAGGGGGTCAAACGCCCCGGCTTCGCGCTGCTGATCGGCCTCTACCGGCAGATTGCGGTGCCCTTTCTGGTCTTTCCCCTGCTGGCCATCATGCTGGGGTGGGGCGTGATGGGCATCTGGTGGGGCATTTTCATCACCACCTGGTCGGCCGCCGTCATTGTGGTCATCTATGTCACCTGGATCGTGAAAAAGTTGGAAAAGGATACGCTACCCGCATGA
- the mtaB gene encoding tRNA (N(6)-L-threonylcarbamoyladenosine(37)-C(2))-methylthiotransferase MtaB yields the protein MKRVAIATLGCKTNQFESAAMSEQFRKAGYRVVPFTEPADIYVVNSCTVTARTDAETRRLIRRARRLNPQARIVATGCYAQVAPGELERMPEVDSVLGNREKQDIAGLVAAGGSRISDISTEQAAEPLPLSSFAEHTRAFLQAQNGCNSFCAYCIVPYARGRSRSVPLDDVLQGVRELAANGYREVVLTGIHLGAYGLDLAPRHSLADLVRRITEDGSVPRLRIGSVEPNELSDELIGLMAASTAVCPHVHLPLQSGSDTVLQRMGRRYTARFFRDLVARVTAALPDAFIGADVIAGFPGETDEEFLETLHLVEEVPFSDLHVFPFSRRAGTKAAGMPAQVAAQVVRERGERLRDAAAAKKTAFLQRFVGRTLPVLGQTWQPGTGCIKGLSRNYLQVEYAAAEELVNREATVVIEQIRDGRALGRLAGLWAEQHS from the coding sequence ATGAAACGTGTTGCCATTGCCACCCTGGGCTGCAAGACCAACCAGTTCGAGTCCGCCGCCATGAGCGAGCAATTCCGTAAGGCCGGCTACCGCGTGGTCCCCTTCACCGAGCCGGCCGACATCTACGTGGTCAACTCCTGCACGGTCACCGCCCGCACCGACGCGGAGACCCGCCGCCTGATCCGGCGCGCCCGCCGCCTGAACCCCCAGGCCCGCATCGTCGCCACCGGCTGCTACGCCCAGGTGGCGCCGGGGGAACTGGAGCGCATGCCCGAGGTGGACAGCGTGCTGGGCAATCGGGAAAAACAGGATATCGCCGGCCTGGTGGCGGCGGGCGGGAGCCGCATCTCGGACATCAGCACCGAACAGGCAGCCGAGCCGCTGCCGCTTTCGAGCTTTGCCGAGCATACCCGAGCCTTTCTCCAGGCCCAGAACGGCTGCAACTCCTTCTGCGCCTACTGCATCGTGCCCTACGCCCGGGGCAGGAGCCGCAGCGTGCCCCTGGACGACGTGCTGCAAGGGGTGCGGGAACTGGCCGCCAACGGCTACCGGGAGGTGGTGCTCACCGGCATTCACCTGGGGGCCTACGGGCTCGACCTCGCGCCGCGGCACTCCCTGGCCGACCTGGTGCGGCGCATCACGGAAGACGGCAGTGTGCCGCGCCTGCGGATCGGTTCGGTGGAGCCCAACGAACTGAGCGACGAATTGATCGGACTCATGGCCGCCTCGACCGCCGTCTGTCCCCATGTGCATCTCCCCTTGCAGAGCGGCAGCGACACGGTACTGCAGCGCATGGGGCGGCGCTACACGGCCCGCTTCTTCCGCGATCTGGTGGCCCGGGTCACGGCCGCACTGCCGGACGCCTTCATCGGGGCCGATGTGATTGCCGGGTTTCCCGGCGAAACGGACGAGGAATTTCTGGAGACCCTGCACCTGGTGGAGGAGGTGCCGTTTTCCGATCTGCACGTATTTCCCTTTTCCCGGCGGGCCGGCACCAAAGCGGCCGGGATGCCCGCCCAGGTGGCGGCCCAGGTCGTCAGGGAGAGAGGGGAGCGGCTGCGGGATGCTGCTGCGGCCAAAAAGACGGCATTCCTCCAACGTTTCGTCGGGCGCACCCTGCCGGTCCTGGGGCAGACATGGCAGCCGGGAACAGGGTGCATCAAAGGGCTGAGCAGGAATTACCTCCAGGTGGAATACGCCGCAGCGGAAGAATTGGTGAATCGGGAGGCAACCGTCGTGATCGAGCAGATCCGTGACGGGCGGGCACTGGGGCGGCTGGCCGGGTTATGGGCGGAACAACATTCGTAA
- a CDS encoding amino acid ABC transporter substrate-binding protein produces the protein MKKTLVLCLTVLLSLAAVCAFAGDGSWERVKKEGKLVIGLDDAFPPMGYRQADGKLVGFDVDAAEEVGKRLGIKIAWQPTAWEGVIHSLNAKKFDCIWNGMTITPERAKEVAFTKPYIMDGQIAVVNFKEKRFKGLKDLKGIKAGTQKGSSGLEAVKKLATPPKELKEYEDYPKALLDLEAGRIDVVVVDNVTGRDMIAKRPGKFKILPGMISKEPFGVAFRKEDNGLRDKVQQTLDKMVKDGSMAKISRKWFAEDIANPKKF, from the coding sequence ATGAAGAAGACGCTTGTTCTGTGCTTAACTGTTCTGTTGTCCCTTGCGGCGGTCTGCGCCTTTGCCGGCGACGGGTCCTGGGAGCGCGTCAAAAAAGAGGGTAAGCTGGTCATCGGGCTCGATGACGCCTTTCCGCCCATGGGGTATCGCCAGGCAGACGGCAAACTGGTCGGCTTCGACGTTGATGCGGCTGAAGAGGTCGGCAAGCGTCTCGGCATCAAGATCGCATGGCAGCCCACCGCCTGGGAAGGGGTGATCCACTCCCTGAACGCCAAGAAGTTCGACTGCATCTGGAACGGCATGACCATCACGCCGGAGCGGGCCAAGGAAGTGGCCTTCACCAAGCCCTATATCATGGACGGCCAGATTGCGGTGGTCAATTTCAAGGAAAAACGTTTCAAAGGGCTGAAAGACCTGAAGGGGATCAAAGCCGGCACCCAGAAAGGGTCCTCCGGCCTGGAAGCGGTCAAGAAGCTTGCCACCCCGCCGAAGGAACTGAAGGAATACGAAGATTACCCCAAGGCGCTGCTTGATCTGGAAGCCGGGCGTATCGACGTGGTGGTGGTGGACAACGTCACCGGCCGCGACATGATCGCCAAGCGTCCCGGAAAGTTCAAGATCCTCCCCGGCATGATCAGCAAGGAGCCCTTTGGCGTGGCTTTCCGCAAAGAGGACAACGGCCTGCGCGACAAGGTGCAGCAGACCCTGGACAAGATGGTCAAGGACGGTTCCATGGCCAAGATCTCCCGGAAATGGTTTGCGGAAGATATCGCTAATCCCAAGAAATTCTAG
- a CDS encoding ABC transporter permease subunit (The N-terminal region of this protein, as described by TIGR01726, is a three transmembrane segment that identifies a subfamily of ABC transporter permease subunits, which specificities that include histidine, arginine, glutamine, glutamate, L-cystine (sic), the opines (in Agrobacterium) octopine and nopaline, etc.) — translation MKRFYIHFSRVAVTLLFLWTLAGTALALDGDALSRQAGELMAQGDLPGAVELLKQVPVPAKGGDASAFVASRMQMARIYVSLNEADKALAASREVLALFPDNSEARNTVAAIQKQQQSRWLSLLDDCRKFLPALLKGAVMTLLLVLCTMLVSPLGGLLIALGRISTFRPLSAVCWFVIWFFRGTPLLLQLFFIYYGLPAFGVTLPPLTAAVIGLGLNYSAYLGEIIRGAIQSIDQGQMEAAKAIGMTYGQAMRRVIIPQTYKRLMPPIGNEFIALIKDTALVSTIAMVELMRSADQLFNTYFNITALALAAVIYLLLTSIFTFIFEKIEYRAGIYEHR, via the coding sequence ATGAAACGTTTTTACATACACTTCAGCAGGGTCGCCGTGACCCTGCTTTTTTTGTGGACGCTGGCCGGAACCGCTCTGGCACTGGATGGTGACGCCCTTTCCCGCCAGGCGGGGGAACTGATGGCCCAGGGGGACCTGCCGGGCGCCGTGGAGCTGCTCAAGCAGGTTCCGGTTCCGGCCAAAGGCGGCGATGCAAGCGCTTTTGTGGCCAGCCGCATGCAGATGGCCAGGATCTATGTTTCGTTGAACGAGGCCGACAAGGCCCTGGCCGCCAGCCGGGAAGTCCTGGCGCTGTTCCCCGACAACAGCGAGGCCCGGAACACGGTCGCCGCCATCCAGAAACAGCAGCAGTCGCGCTGGCTCTCGCTCTTGGACGACTGCCGCAAATTCCTCCCGGCCCTGCTCAAGGGTGCGGTTATGACCCTCTTGCTGGTGCTCTGCACCATGCTGGTATCCCCCTTGGGGGGGCTCCTGATCGCCTTGGGGCGCATCAGCACCTTTCGGCCCCTGTCCGCCGTCTGCTGGTTCGTGATCTGGTTCTTCCGCGGCACGCCGCTCCTGCTCCAACTGTTCTTCATCTATTACGGCCTGCCGGCCTTCGGCGTGACCCTGCCGCCCTTGACGGCCGCCGTGATCGGCCTTGGGCTCAACTACTCGGCCTATCTGGGCGAGATCATCCGCGGCGCGATCCAAAGCATCGATCAGGGGCAGATGGAGGCGGCCAAGGCCATCGGCATGACCTACGGCCAAGCCATGCGGCGAGTCATCATCCCCCAGACCTACAAGCGCCTGATGCCCCCCATCGGCAACGAATTCATCGCCCTGATCAAGGACACTGCCCTGGTATCCACCATCGCCATGGTGGAGTTGATGCGCTCGGCCGACCAGCTTTTCAACACCTATTTCAACATCACGGCCCTGGCTCTGGCGGCGGTCATCTATCTCCTCTTGACGAGCATCTTCACCTTCATCTTTGAAAAAATCGAATATCGGGCAGGGATCTATGAGCACCGCTAG